Proteins from a single region of Methanoculleus taiwanensis:
- a CDS encoding ArdC family protein, with product MVSVYEVVRDRIISSLAAGTVPWRQTWQSMSPMNLATGRPYRGINRILLAGHPWWGTYNQIKQLGGYVRKGEKASGIVVFWSFDETRRTVSENGDEVAVVMQRERPLVRYYKVFNLSQCEGIAVEEVGEVQPIASCEDVIARNAPRVIPGEPAYLPKSDRIAMPAPDRFTSAEAYYAAFFHELAHWTGHASRLDRPGITGPIRFGSEEYSREELTAEMGAAFLCAMTGTDLPVLANQAAYIAGWLRHIRDGSAADVIRAAADAQRAADFLTGGGGEASSFSRAGAAGRDSLLPVVAAEHRPGSSRCPGSRAPSLARRGLAS from the coding sequence ATGGTCTCCGTCTACGAGGTGGTCCGGGACCGGATCATCTCGTCCCTTGCAGCCGGCACGGTACCCTGGCGGCAGACCTGGCAGAGCATGTCCCCGATGAACCTCGCCACCGGCCGGCCCTACCGGGGGATCAACCGGATCCTGCTCGCCGGCCATCCCTGGTGGGGCACCTACAACCAGATCAAGCAGCTCGGCGGCTACGTCCGGAAGGGCGAGAAGGCATCCGGGATCGTGGTCTTCTGGTCGTTCGACGAGACGAGGCGGACGGTGAGCGAGAACGGCGACGAGGTCGCGGTGGTCATGCAGCGGGAGCGGCCGCTGGTGCGCTACTACAAGGTCTTCAACCTCTCCCAGTGCGAGGGAATCGCCGTGGAGGAGGTCGGCGAGGTGCAGCCGATCGCCTCCTGCGAGGACGTGATCGCCCGGAACGCTCCCCGGGTGATCCCGGGTGAGCCGGCCTACCTCCCGAAGAGCGACCGGATCGCGATGCCGGCGCCGGACCGGTTCACCTCGGCGGAGGCCTACTACGCGGCCTTCTTCCACGAGCTCGCCCACTGGACCGGGCACGCCTCCCGGCTCGACCGGCCGGGGATCACGGGGCCGATCCGGTTCGGCAGCGAGGAGTACAGCCGCGAGGAGCTGACCGCGGAGATGGGCGCCGCGTTCCTCTGCGCGATGACCGGCACCGATCTGCCGGTGCTCGCGAACCAGGCGGCCTACATCGCCGGGTGGCTCCGGCACATCCGCGACGGCTCGGCGGCCGACGTGATCCGGGCCGCGGCGGATGCGCAACGGGCGGCGGACTTCCTCACCGGGGGCGGTGGGGAGGCCTCTTCTTTTTCGAGGGCGGGAGCGGCCGGGCGAGATTCTTTGCTCCCGGTGGTCGCTGCAGAACATCGCCCTGGTTCTTCGCGGTGTCCGGGATCGCGGGCGCCCTCACTCGCTCGGCGAGGCCTCGCTTCGTGA
- a CDS encoding HEAT repeat domain-containing protein produces MMRIDLDNLGQYAVVILEPNSDCLLGTGTGFFCHPDGYILTCYHVIEDHLEHNTESVSVLCPGENEPRIARITEYCIQEADIAVLQLVGCTRPSEYLPLDVYGRWKRGDICHSFGHPEGYYQESGRHVEGRIVGPTFEGNTPTVEISGLSISAVQSGYSGSPVINTRTTKVVGLITSREIIDNNKAAFVPITPLLKKWPCLKEFHDVYKKIRFSISERAEEELKIQKLQNNEFIPLSLECGKKPREKEKRELLAVGIEEWEHGRSWEYFDLNDLKPPAVSYILSSSVGTGKSTLLLWLSARLNSEHDVVASFIQCADFEKWRPNSWESLKQKLVERYREQLLLANRMDYYVTKADIEDLFSDFFEKGQIVFLLDGLDQISDQTSPSVIAEEIAQIVGQNNFVISSRPSAVIGLEKDFRRPFLRLKLYSPEDEKRYFGEYYDISRSVCSFAPHLTKIPMLAFMVKNLLETGNIGDVQNRTDLYKQFINHIITEHGRLGREKASRTTGVRKDLKKISYCSLGEDNPVIQKLPASFVEEIIGEDRMDRLPHLGPINLILEKGEHYFYYTHQSFQEYLAAELITERKGESYYKRVFSERWNPKWREVIKFAAGIKGNECIKDLLQQEDNIICSNLFLISECVPEVRDIDIKIWQEILQNLMDIEDAALKPRAIESMIQLARAPRIPEDETNKAIFRIIQCLKDPDPSVRHAAIDVLGKFPEIVNQEGIRNIAKLLKSEDPDVRSAAVDAFGKLSERVDQDAIRDIAKLLKDPDFLVQSTTGRTLGKFSGVVKHETVKDIAKLLEDPDRDVRYAVVEILGKFHEAVDPEIARSIAKLLEDTDPNVRNVAVDVLGKLAKTGNSETIRDITSLLEHTDPAVRHAAVEALREYPNMGDQEIIKDIAKLLKDGHFSAQYVIMDALEKLVEKVGLETVQDITKLLEDVDPDVRSRAVYALGKLAKKVDSETAKDVAKLLGDTDPDVRYKAVYALGRLAKQVDPTTVKAITKLLEDPDPGVRSAAGHALETLIDKVGPETIRDIAKLLRNTDPDLRHTAIYTLGRLATKVDPKTVRNVAKLLKDPVSYVQNAVVKIFGKFRETVDPETVRNIAKLLKDTNYGVQRAAASVLGSLPEALNPETVREIAKLLEHHSSAVRHAAVEALGECPDIGDREIIKDIAKRLKDTDPDVRHAAVSTLEKHVEKVTPEAVQGIAKLLKDPNRGVRSKAVYALGKLAEKVDPETVRDIAKLLKDPDPTVRYAAISALGNLPGALNPETTKDIAKLLKDPDRFVQSNAVYFLKTLARKVDQETIKDVAKLLKDTDPDVRHAIVDIFGKFFEKVDREAVKEIAKLLKDPDRGVRSATADAIRKLAAMVDQETVKDIANLLEHSDPSVRHMAVDVLGNLPEAINQKVVRDIAKLLTDPDRGVRSAAVYALGKLTEKVDPTTVKFILKLLEHKRSDVRRTAVDALETLYEMGISLPVSVQ; encoded by the coding sequence ATGATGAGAATTGATCTTGACAACTTGGGGCAGTATGCCGTTGTCATCCTAGAGCCAAACTCAGATTGCCTACTAGGTACAGGCACCGGATTTTTCTGCCATCCGGATGGATACATACTCACGTGCTATCACGTCATTGAGGATCATTTAGAACACAATACTGAATCTGTAAGTGTCCTCTGTCCTGGAGAAAACGAGCCAAGAATAGCAAGAATTACAGAATATTGCATTCAGGAAGCCGATATTGCAGTTCTCCAGCTAGTTGGGTGTACTAGACCGAGTGAATACTTGCCCCTTGATGTATACGGTCGATGGAAACGCGGGGATATATGTCACAGTTTTGGTCATCCAGAGGGCTATTACCAAGAATCAGGTCGTCACGTTGAAGGGAGAATAGTCGGTCCGACTTTTGAGGGGAATACCCCCACCGTGGAGATCAGTGGACTTAGCATTTCCGCCGTGCAAAGTGGTTATAGTGGCAGTCCAGTAATAAACACGCGAACCACTAAAGTAGTTGGGCTAATCACTTCGAGAGAGATCATTGACAATAATAAAGCAGCCTTTGTACCTATCACGCCCCTTTTAAAAAAATGGCCGTGTCTTAAGGAATTTCATGATGTGTATAAAAAAATTCGATTTTCTATATCTGAACGGGCAGAAGAAGAACTGAAAATTCAAAAACTACAAAATAATGAATTTATTCCTCTTTCCCTCGAATGCGGAAAAAAACCAAGAGAAAAAGAAAAAAGGGAATTGCTGGCTGTTGGGATAGAAGAATGGGAACATGGAAGATCTTGGGAATACTTCGATTTAAATGACCTAAAACCTCCTGCCGTATCGTACATTCTTTCTTCGTCTGTTGGCACTGGCAAGAGCACATTGCTGCTCTGGCTGAGCGCACGCCTCAATAGCGAACACGATGTTGTTGCCTCATTCATCCAGTGCGCTGATTTCGAAAAGTGGAGACCAAATTCGTGGGAATCATTAAAACAAAAACTTGTAGAGCGATATAGAGAGCAGCTGTTATTAGCAAATCGAATGGATTACTATGTCACCAAGGCAGACATCGAAGATCTGTTCTCTGATTTTTTTGAGAAGGGGCAAATTGTATTTCTTCTGGATGGACTCGATCAGATCTCAGATCAAACATCTCCAAGTGTGATTGCGGAAGAAATTGCTCAAATCGTTGGTCAGAATAATTTCGTCATCAGTTCACGACCCTCTGCAGTTATTGGCCTCGAGAAAGACTTCAGAAGACCATTTTTAAGGTTAAAACTCTACTCCCCGGAGGATGAGAAACGATACTTTGGTGAGTACTATGATATTTCCCGATCGGTCTGTTCTTTTGCTCCCCACTTAACAAAAATCCCTATGCTTGCTTTTATGGTTAAAAACCTGCTGGAAACCGGAAATATTGGGGACGTACAGAACCGCACCGATCTATATAAACAGTTTATAAACCACATCATCACAGAGCATGGGAGACTCGGCAGGGAAAAGGCTAGTCGTACAACGGGTGTTAGGAAAGATCTGAAAAAAATTTCATACTGCTCACTTGGCGAAGATAATCCCGTAATCCAGAAGTTGCCAGCCTCATTTGTAGAAGAAATTATCGGCGAGGACCGCATGGATCGACTCCCTCATCTTGGACCAATTAACCTGATCCTTGAAAAGGGAGAACACTATTTCTATTACACACATCAATCCTTCCAAGAATATCTCGCGGCGGAATTAATAACAGAACGAAAAGGCGAATCTTACTATAAGCGTGTCTTCTCTGAACGATGGAATCCGAAGTGGAGAGAAGTGATTAAATTCGCTGCAGGAATAAAAGGGAACGAATGTATCAAGGATCTGCTGCAGCAGGAAGACAATATCATCTGTTCAAACCTCTTTTTGATCTCGGAATGCGTACCAGAAGTGCGGGATATTGACATTAAAATCTGGCAGGAAATCCTCCAAAATCTTATGGACATCGAGGATGCTGCACTAAAACCAAGAGCAATAGAATCTATGATCCAACTCGCGCGGGCTCCTAGAATCCCCGAGGATGAAACAAACAAGGCAATTTTCAGGATTATACAGTGCTTAAAAGATCCAGATCCCAGTGTGCGGCATGCGGCAATCGATGTCCTCGGAAAATTCCCTGAGATAGTAAACCAGGAGGGTATCAGGAACATTGCAAAACTACTGAAATCTGAAGACCCTGATGTGCGATCCGCAGCAGTCGATGCCTTTGGAAAACTTTCTGAGAGGGTTGATCAGGATGCCATCCGCGACATCGCAAAGCTGCTAAAAGATCCGGATTTCCTTGTGCAGTCTACAACAGGCCGTACCCTCGGTAAATTTTCGGGTGTGGTGAAGCATGAGACGGTCAAGGACATCGCAAAGTTGCTGGAAGATCCCGATCGCGACGTGCGGTATGCGGTAGTCGAAATCTTAGGGAAATTTCACGAGGCAGTGGATCCAGAAATCGCCAGAAGTATTGCAAAATTACTGGAGGATACAGATCCTAATGTAAGGAATGTAGCAGTTGATGTCTTGGGGAAACTTGCTAAGACAGGCAACTCGGAGACCATTAGAGACATCACCAGTCTACTGGAGCATACGGACCCCGCTGTGCGGCATGCAGCAGTCGAAGCCCTCAGGGAATATCCTAATATGGGGGATCAGGAGATCATCAAAGACATTGCAAAACTGCTGAAGGACGGGCATTTTTCAGCACAATATGTAATAATGGATGCTCTCGAGAAACTCGTCGAGAAGGTGGGCCTAGAGACAGTTCAGGATATTACAAAACTGCTGGAGGATGTAGATCCCGATGTGCGATCTAGAGCAGTATATGCCCTCGGAAAACTTGCCAAGAAAGTAGATTCAGAAACCGCCAAAGACGTTGCAAAACTGCTGGGAGATACAGATCCCGATGTGAGATACAAGGCAGTTTATGCCCTCGGAAGACTCGCCAAGCAAGTGGATCCGACAACTGTCAAAGCCATTACAAAACTGCTGGAAGATCCTGACCCTGGTGTCCGGTCTGCGGCAGGGCACGCCCTCGAGACCCTTATCGACAAAGTAGGCCCGGAAACCATCAGAGACATTGCAAAACTGCTAAGGAATACAGATCCCGATCTGCGGCATACGGCAATATATACCCTCGGAAGGCTCGCGACGAAGGTGGATCCAAAGACAGTCAGGAATGTTGCAAAACTGCTGAAGGATCCGGTCTCCTATGTGCAGAATGCGGTAGTCAAAATCTTCGGGAAATTCCGTGAGACAGTGGATCCGGAAACCGTCAGGAACATTGCAAAACTGTTGAAGGATACAAATTACGGTGTGCAGCGTGCAGCGGCAAGTGTCCTAGGGAGTCTTCCGGAAGCATTAAACCCGGAGACCGTTAGAGAGATTGCAAAGCTTTTGGAGCATCACAGCTCCGCTGTGCGGCATGCGGCAGTCGAAGCCCTCGGGGAATGCCCAGATATCGGGGATCGGGAGATCATCAAAGACATTGCAAAAAGGCTGAAGGATACAGATCCAGATGTGCGGCATGCGGCAGTTAGTACCCTCGAGAAACACGTTGAGAAGGTAACCCCAGAGGCCGTTCAGGGCATTGCAAAATTGCTGAAAGATCCAAACCGCGGTGTACGATCTAAAGCGGTATATGCCCTTGGAAAGCTCGCCGAGAAGGTGGATCCAGAGACAGTTAGAGACATTGCAAAGCTGCTGAAGGATCCAGATCCCACTGTGCGGTATGCGGCGATAAGTGCCCTCGGAAATCTTCCAGGGGCATTGAACCCAGAGACCACTAAAGACATTGCAAAACTACTGAAGGATCCGGATCGTTTTGTGCAATCTAATGCAGTTTACTTTCTCAAGACACTCGCCAGGAAGGTAGACCAGGAAACCATCAAGGACGTTGCAAAACTGCTGAAGGATACAGATCCAGATGTGCGGCATGCGATCGTCGATATCTTCGGAAAATTTTTCGAAAAGGTGGATCGGGAGGCCGTCAAGGAAATTGCAAAATTGCTAAAGGACCCAGACCGTGGCGTAAGGTCTGCGACAGCTGATGCTATCAGGAAACTCGCCGCGATGGTAGATCAGGAGACCGTCAAGGACATCGCAAATCTACTGGAGCATTCGGACCCCAGTGTCCGACATATGGCAGTAGATGTCCTTGGGAATCTGCCAGAAGCAATAAACCAGAAAGTTGTCAGGGACATCGCAAAGTTGCTGACGGATCCAGACAGGGGCGTAAGGTCTGCGGCAGTGTATGCCCTAGGAAAACTTACCGAGAAGGTAGATCCGACGACTGTCAAATTTATCCTAAAGTTGCTGGAACACAAGAGATCGGATGTGCGGCGGACAGCAGTCGATGCCCTCGAAACACTGTATGAAATGGGGATCTCACTCCCTGTATCTGTGCAATAA
- a CDS encoding CU044_2847 family protein codes for MSKLIKVKVNGTELWIEADEKAHAESGPRKVSKTTDGIVIGFSEFSEPIKTLCGAIIQTFNDMPEYKKPNKLITEFGLKISGEGNVYLVKTGAEASLVITAEWQV; via the coding sequence ATGTCCAAACTCATCAAAGTCAAAGTGAACGGTACAGAACTTTGGATCGAAGCGGACGAAAAAGCGCATGCGGAGTCTGGACCCCGGAAAGTATCTAAAACCACAGACGGGATTGTGATTGGTTTTAGTGAGTTCTCTGAACCAATTAAAACTCTATGCGGTGCCATCATTCAAACATTCAACGATATGCCCGAATATAAAAAGCCAAATAAGCTCATAACTGAATTCGGTTTAAAGATTAGTGGTGAAGGGAACGTCTATTTAGTAAAGACTGGAGCTGAGGCAAGTCTAGTAATTACTGCCGAATGGCAAGTATGA
- a CDS encoding ORC1-type DNA replication protein → MQKRFLHADQTLFRDVDVFEIDHVPDLFDYREKQLDELAFQIRPALRGGRSLNAVCRGLPGTGKTTSVLRIFTELEQATKKVLPVYVNCQNDRTKYMVYSRIYAKIFGHAPPRTGLSIRSVMDAIGDALQKREISLLVCLDDANLLQYNSTLNDVLNSLLRLHQDYPGVRAGVFAIVSDMDLDLGRELDAWVVSVFRPTMIYFPIYDADEIRGILRERVRVGLYPNVVSPEMLNRIVEQTMETGDVRVGIDLVKRSVMYAEAAGRTAVLKEDVMAAYEQAKHVHLAFTIRSLSAGERRLLRRIAELSREQTEPLTSGAVYAEVKGTLKIGYTAFFKRLCKLDSLRLVTLIRVQSGGRSSEIMLRYEAEKVVEVCG, encoded by the coding sequence ATGCAGAAGCGGTTCCTTCACGCCGACCAGACGCTCTTTCGGGACGTCGACGTCTTTGAGATCGACCATGTTCCAGACCTCTTTGACTACCGCGAGAAACAGCTCGATGAACTCGCCTTTCAGATCCGACCGGCACTCCGGGGCGGCCGGTCGCTGAACGCCGTCTGCCGTGGGCTGCCCGGCACCGGGAAGACGACGAGTGTGCTCCGGATCTTCACTGAGCTCGAGCAGGCCACGAAGAAGGTGCTGCCGGTCTATGTGAACTGCCAGAACGACCGGACGAAGTATATGGTCTACTCCCGGATCTACGCGAAGATCTTCGGCCACGCTCCGCCGCGGACCGGGCTCTCGATCCGGTCGGTGATGGACGCGATCGGGGACGCCCTGCAGAAGCGGGAGATCAGCCTGCTGGTCTGCCTGGATGATGCGAACCTCCTGCAGTACAACAGCACACTCAATGATGTCTTGAACTCCCTGCTCCGGCTGCACCAGGACTACCCGGGGGTGCGGGCTGGAGTCTTCGCGATCGTCAGCGATATGGATCTCGACCTCGGCCGGGAGCTCGATGCCTGGGTGGTCTCGGTCTTCCGGCCGACGATGATCTACTTTCCGATCTATGATGCCGACGAGATCCGGGGCATCCTCCGCGAAAGGGTCCGCGTCGGCCTCTACCCGAATGTCGTCTCGCCGGAGATGCTCAACCGCATCGTCGAGCAGACGATGGAGACGGGCGACGTGCGGGTGGGGATCGATCTCGTGAAGCGGTCGGTCATGTATGCCGAGGCGGCCGGGCGCACGGCGGTTCTCAAGGAGGACGTCATGGCCGCTTACGAGCAGGCGAAGCACGTCCATCTCGCCTTTACCATCCGGTCGCTCTCGGCGGGCGAGCGGCGGCTGCTCCGGCGGATCGCGGAGCTCTCACGGGAGCAGACCGAGCCGCTCACCTCCGGTGCGGTCTACGCGGAGGTGAAGGGCACGCTGAAGATCGGCTATACGGCGTTCTTCAAGCGGTTGTGCAAACTCGACTCGCTGCGGCTGGTCACCCTGATCCGGGTGCAGTCAGGCGGGCGGTCGAGCGAGATCATGCTGCGGTATGAGGCGGAGAAGGTGGTGGAGGTGTGTGGGTGA
- a CDS encoding ATP-binding protein yields MTMTLRPWREIAAPHEDVLKGTFQQAEFAADLSRVHTGTASPEYGDPVLFFRRTYITEGIRLLLDSVVKRITGTGGDPVIQLQTAFGGGKTHTMLAVYHLARGTVPAADLQGVPPILDAAGVIDLPKARVVVIDGTKLSPNMPDERGSIKVNTMWGDLAWQLGGEEAYEQIRDADESGTSPGKETLARLLARYAPCVILMDELVAYIRQFDEKTKLAGGTYDTNISFMQALTEAVKAVPNAVLLASLPESDQEAGSRQGVATLRTLEHYFGRVQALWKPVAAEEAFEIVRRRLFSGITDTAAAEAVCRSFADLYIDSGPEFPRETQESRYYQRLVNAYPIHPEVFDRLYDDWSSLDNFQRTRGVLKLMAKVIHRLWKDGNNDLLIMPGSLPLYDGSTRNEMIYYLPQGWDPVLERDIDGDRAETTAIESRDTRFGSLQACRRVARTVFLGSAPGTPNRMVQGIEEERVLLGSVQPGQQTSAFRDALRRLSDRLYYLNSAEGRYWFDIRPNLRREMEERKKRFDEKEEIIPAMQEGVKKAIAKGVFDGVHIFTNSGDIPDDSALRLIALPPHAYYGKSDVQMAKTCATEYLRKRGDQPRHRQNRLVFLAADADNVRLLTDHIRSMLAWASIVSDYRENRIVLDNLMAKSAESNLEMARRTVTRGIRETYRWLLVPVQEITGGKTSSDIELEPYSINPGAERPVEEIERVLKDNEALITEWAPIHLSSLLKRWFWNDADTEMKAGEFWENTCRYLYLPRLLNKDVLKRTIETGTDTKDYFGLAAGKDGEKYIGFTFGKGRRSIVVDDALLLIEPSAAAVYEESIKPPEPPEPVKPPIPDGDNERGGGTPPLPPPPLPPVSRVKNRFYGCVEIDPITAKIAFSQIVDEVITQFTSRPSASVTIKIEIEAKDDKGFDENLQRAIRENCNVLRIDPAEFEGE; encoded by the coding sequence ATGACCATGACACTCAGACCCTGGCGGGAGATCGCCGCACCCCACGAAGATGTCCTGAAGGGGACCTTCCAGCAGGCGGAGTTTGCGGCCGACCTCTCCCGCGTCCACACCGGCACCGCAAGCCCCGAGTACGGCGACCCAGTGCTCTTCTTCAGGCGCACCTACATCACCGAGGGGATACGCCTTCTCCTCGATTCGGTAGTGAAACGGATCACCGGCACTGGCGGCGACCCGGTCATCCAGCTCCAGACGGCCTTCGGCGGTGGCAAGACGCACACCATGCTCGCCGTCTACCACCTCGCCCGCGGCACTGTGCCAGCGGCTGACCTGCAGGGTGTCCCCCCGATCCTCGACGCCGCCGGCGTCATCGACCTCCCAAAGGCACGGGTCGTCGTTATCGACGGCACCAAACTCTCCCCGAACATGCCGGACGAGCGGGGAAGCATTAAAGTGAACACCATGTGGGGCGACCTCGCCTGGCAGCTCGGCGGCGAAGAGGCCTACGAGCAGATCCGGGATGCCGACGAGTCCGGCACCTCCCCGGGCAAGGAAACGCTCGCCCGCCTCCTCGCCAGATACGCCCCCTGTGTCATTCTGATGGACGAACTCGTCGCCTACATCAGGCAGTTCGACGAGAAGACGAAGCTCGCCGGCGGGACTTACGACACCAACATATCCTTCATGCAGGCCCTCACCGAGGCGGTGAAGGCAGTGCCGAACGCCGTTCTGCTCGCCTCCCTCCCCGAATCGGATCAGGAGGCCGGGAGCCGGCAGGGTGTCGCCACACTCCGCACCCTTGAGCACTACTTCGGCCGCGTGCAGGCGCTCTGGAAACCGGTCGCCGCCGAGGAGGCTTTCGAGATCGTCAGGCGACGGCTCTTCTCCGGGATCACGGACACCGCCGCCGCAGAGGCGGTCTGCCGTTCGTTCGCTGATCTCTACATCGACTCGGGACCTGAGTTCCCGCGGGAGACGCAGGAGAGCCGCTACTATCAGCGGCTCGTCAATGCCTACCCGATCCACCCCGAGGTCTTCGACCGGCTCTATGATGACTGGTCGTCCCTCGATAACTTCCAGCGCACCCGCGGCGTCCTGAAACTGATGGCGAAGGTGATCCACCGCCTCTGGAAGGACGGCAACAACGATCTCCTGATCATGCCCGGCAGTCTGCCTCTCTACGACGGCAGCACCCGCAACGAAATGATCTACTACCTCCCACAGGGCTGGGATCCGGTGCTCGAGCGCGACATCGACGGCGACCGTGCGGAGACGACCGCGATCGAGAGCCGCGACACCCGGTTCGGAAGCCTGCAGGCCTGCCGCCGGGTGGCGAGGACGGTCTTCCTCGGCAGCGCCCCGGGGACGCCGAACCGCATGGTGCAGGGGATCGAGGAGGAGCGGGTCCTCCTCGGCAGCGTCCAGCCCGGACAGCAGACGAGCGCCTTCCGGGACGCCCTCCGCCGGCTTTCCGACCGCCTCTACTACCTGAACAGCGCAGAAGGCCGTTACTGGTTCGACATCCGCCCCAATCTCCGGCGCGAGATGGAGGAGCGGAAGAAACGCTTCGACGAAAAGGAAGAGATCATCCCGGCCATGCAGGAGGGGGTGAAGAAGGCCATCGCAAAGGGGGTCTTCGACGGTGTACACATCTTCACCAACAGTGGTGACATCCCCGACGATTCGGCCCTCCGGCTGATCGCTCTCCCCCCCCACGCTTACTACGGGAAGAGCGATGTTCAGATGGCGAAGACCTGCGCCACCGAGTACCTCAGAAAGCGGGGCGACCAGCCGCGGCACCGGCAGAATCGCCTCGTCTTCCTCGCCGCCGACGCCGATAACGTGCGCCTGCTCACCGACCACATCCGCTCGATGCTGGCATGGGCCTCGATCGTCTCCGACTACCGGGAGAACCGGATCGTGCTCGACAACCTGATGGCGAAGAGCGCGGAGAGCAACCTTGAGATGGCTCGCCGGACGGTGACAAGGGGGATCCGGGAAACCTACCGCTGGCTGCTCGTGCCGGTGCAGGAGATCACGGGCGGTAAGACCTCATCCGACATTGAGTTGGAGCCTTACTCTATCAATCCCGGTGCCGAAAGGCCGGTCGAGGAGATCGAGCGAGTCCTGAAGGATAACGAGGCTCTGATCACCGAGTGGGCGCCCATTCACCTCTCCAGCCTGCTCAAGAGGTGGTTCTGGAACGACGCCGACACGGAGATGAAGGCCGGCGAATTCTGGGAGAACACCTGCCGTTACCTCTACCTTCCCCGCCTTCTGAACAAGGACGTCCTGAAGCGGACAATCGAGACAGGGACGGATACAAAAGATTACTTCGGCCTCGCGGCGGGAAAAGATGGGGAGAAGTACATCGGCTTCACCTTCGGGAAAGGCAGAAGATCGATCGTCGTCGACGATGCCCTCCTCCTGATCGAGCCCTCCGCCGCGGCGGTCTATGAGGAGAGCATCAAGCCGCCCGAGCCGCCTGAGCCAGTCAAGCCACCGATTCCCGATGGTGATAATGAGAGAGGCGGTGGAACACCTCCCCTACCACCTCCCCCACTGCCGCCCGTATCCCGGGTAAAGAATCGGTTTTACGGGTGCGTAGAGATCGATCCGATCACAGCGAAGATAGCGTTCAGCCAGATCGTGGACGAAGTGATCACGCAGTTTACCTCGCGGCCGAGTGCGAGCGTCACAATCAAAATCGAGATCGAAGCGAAGGACGATAAAGGATTTGACGAAAACCTGCAACGGGCAATACGGGAAAACTGCAATGTCCTCAGAATAGATCCCGCAGAATTTGAAGGAGAGTAA